The following are encoded in a window of Mycobacterium sp. ELW1 genomic DNA:
- a CDS encoding NAD kinase: MTSERAILLVVHTAREEAIETARRVEKVLGDNGIALRVLSAESVDRGTHFDPTEMQAVGSTTEVVDADANAAVGCELVLVLGGDGTFLRAAELARNAEIPVLGINLGRIGFLAEAEAEAIDTVLEHVVTRTYRVEERMTLDIAVRAKGEVIARGWALNEASLEKGARLGVIGVVLEIDGRPVSAFGCDGVLVSSPTGSTAYAFSAGGPVVWPDLEAMIVVPNNAHALFARPMVTSPTALIAIEIEDDSHEALVFCDGRREMRVPAGGRLEVTKCTTPLKWVRLDSAPFTDRLVRKFRLPVTGWRGQ, encoded by the coding sequence ATGACTTCTGAGCGGGCGATCCTGCTCGTCGTACACACTGCCCGCGAGGAGGCTATCGAGACGGCTCGTCGGGTGGAAAAGGTGTTGGGCGACAACGGCATAGCGCTGCGTGTGCTCTCTGCCGAGTCAGTGGATCGCGGCACCCATTTCGACCCCACCGAAATGCAGGCGGTGGGCTCGACCACCGAGGTGGTCGACGCCGATGCCAACGCGGCCGTCGGGTGCGAGCTGGTGCTTGTCCTCGGAGGTGACGGCACCTTCCTGCGCGCCGCCGAACTGGCCCGCAACGCGGAGATTCCCGTGCTCGGCATCAACCTGGGACGCATCGGGTTTTTGGCCGAGGCCGAAGCCGAAGCCATCGACACCGTCCTCGAGCATGTCGTCACCCGCACCTACCGCGTCGAGGAGCGGATGACCCTCGACATCGCGGTGCGCGCCAAGGGTGAGGTCATCGCCCGCGGTTGGGCCCTCAATGAAGCCAGTCTGGAGAAGGGCGCGCGGCTCGGGGTGATCGGCGTCGTGCTGGAGATCGACGGCAGGCCAGTGTCCGCCTTCGGCTGCGACGGTGTCCTGGTGTCCAGCCCGACCGGCTCCACCGCCTACGCGTTCTCGGCCGGCGGGCCCGTGGTGTGGCCGGATCTGGAGGCAATGATCGTGGTGCCCAACAACGCTCACGCGTTGTTCGCGCGCCCGATGGTGACCAGCCCGACTGCGCTGATCGCCATCGAGATCGAGGACGACAGCCACGAGGCGCTGGTGTTCTGCGACGGTCGCCGCGAGATGCGGGTGCCGGCCGGCGGGCGGCTCGAGGTGACCAAATGCACGACACCACTGAAGTGGGTGCGCCTCGACAGCGCGCCGTTCACCGATCGCCTGGTGCGCAAATTCCGGCTGCCGGTCACCGGCTGGCGGGGGCAGTGA
- a CDS encoding DNA-3-methyladenine glycosylase has product MGDQLDTDPVSAARLLLGGVISCRGVSALIVEVEAYGGPPDGPWPDASAHSYRGPSIRNNVMFGPAGHLYTYRSHGIHVCANVSCGPDGTAAAVLVRAAAIESGLDVAQVRRGPSVRPAALARGPGNLCSALGIVMDDNGVDVFDPASPVTVQLGDEDGPESSGPRVGVSQAADRPWRLWLTGRPEVSAYRRSPRAPIPGASD; this is encoded by the coding sequence ATGGGTGATCAGCTGGACACGGATCCGGTCTCGGCAGCGCGACTTCTGCTCGGCGGGGTCATCAGCTGCCGGGGTGTCAGCGCGCTGATCGTGGAGGTCGAGGCCTACGGCGGCCCGCCGGACGGCCCGTGGCCGGACGCCTCGGCCCACTCGTATCGGGGTCCGAGCATCCGCAACAACGTCATGTTCGGCCCGGCCGGTCACCTGTATACGTATCGAAGCCACGGCATCCATGTCTGCGCCAACGTGTCGTGCGGCCCCGACGGCACGGCTGCGGCGGTGCTGGTGCGGGCCGCGGCGATCGAGTCGGGTCTGGACGTGGCGCAGGTCCGGCGCGGCCCGTCGGTTCGCCCGGCGGCGTTGGCCCGTGGTCCGGGCAACCTCTGTTCGGCGCTGGGCATCGTGATGGACGACAACGGGGTCGACGTCTTCGATCCGGCCTCGCCGGTGACCGTCCAGCTCGGTGACGAGGATGGACCCGAGAGCTCGGGTCCGCGGGTTGGGGTCTCGCAGGCCGCCGATCGGCCGTGGCGATTGTGGCTCACCGGACGTCCGGAGGTGTCGGCCTACCGTCGCAGTCCCCGCGCGCCAATCCCGGGCGCGAGCGACTGA
- a CDS encoding copper transporter produces MISLRHHAISLAAVFLALAVGVFLGSGVLSDTLLSGLRDEKQDLSKQITSLTDQRNALNEKLSAADDFDKQMSSRIVKDALAGKSVVLFRTPDANDDDVAATSRLIGQAGGTVTGTVALTQQFVDANSAEKLRSVVNSSIVPAGAQLSTTLVDQGSQAGDLLGIALLINRNPAIRPADDTQRDTVLAALRDTGFLTYQGDRLAAANTAVVVTGGALGDDAGNQGSTVARFAAGMAPHGSGTVLAGRDGSATGTAALAVTRADAGMAADVTTVDDISSESGRITTVLALQNLINGAPSGKFGIGPGAASLTVPQ; encoded by the coding sequence GTGATTTCGCTACGCCACCATGCCATTTCGTTGGCTGCGGTGTTCCTTGCGCTGGCCGTCGGCGTCTTCCTGGGCTCCGGCGTGCTGTCCGACACGTTGCTGTCCGGATTGCGCGACGAAAAGCAGGACCTCAGCAAACAGATCACCTCGCTCACCGATCAACGCAACGCGCTGAACGAAAAGCTCAGTGCTGCCGACGATTTCGACAAGCAGATGTCGAGCCGGATCGTCAAGGACGCGCTGGCCGGTAAGTCGGTGGTGTTGTTCCGCACCCCCGACGCCAACGACGATGACGTGGCGGCGACAAGTCGGCTGATCGGACAGGCCGGCGGAACGGTCACCGGCACGGTCGCGCTGACGCAGCAGTTCGTCGACGCCAACTCCGCGGAGAAGCTGCGCTCGGTGGTCAACTCCTCGATCGTGCCGGCCGGCGCGCAGCTGAGCACCACGCTGGTCGACCAGGGCTCGCAGGCCGGCGACCTGCTCGGCATCGCGCTGCTGATCAACCGCAACCCCGCGATCCGCCCGGCGGATGACACCCAGCGCGACACCGTGCTGGCCGCGCTGCGCGACACCGGCTTTCTGACCTACCAGGGCGATCGCCTGGCCGCTGCCAACACCGCGGTCGTGGTGACCGGCGGAGCTCTGGGCGATGACGCAGGCAACCAGGGCTCCACGGTCGCCCGATTCGCCGCGGGGATGGCCCCGCACGGATCGGGAACAGTGCTCGCCGGCCGGGACGGATCGGCCACCGGAACCGCGGCGCTCGCGGTGACGCGGGCTGACGCCGGGATGGCCGCCGACGTGACCACCGTCGACGACATCAGTTCCGAGTCGGGCCGCATCACCACCGTGCTGGCCCTGCAGAACCTGATCAACGGGGCACCGTCGGGCAAGTTCGGCATCGGGCCGGGCGCGGCGTCCCTCACCGTCCCGCAGTAG
- a CDS encoding TlyA family RNA methyltransferase, which yields MTRRARVDAELVRRGLARSRQQAAELIGAGRVSIDGMRAVKPATAVAITANLTVEAGDERTWVSRGAHKLIGALDAFGIDPAGRRCLDAGASTGGFTEVLLDRGATEVVAVDVGYGQLAWSLRSDPRVAVIERTNVRDLTPDAIGGPVDLVVSDLSFISLATVLPALTVCASAHADIVPMVKPQFEVGREQVGAGGVVSDPELRASAVLAVAARAGQLGWQTVGATASPLPGPSGNVEYFLWLRAETDNGLHGDELDAAVRRAVAEGPQ from the coding sequence ATGACGCGGCGTGCCCGGGTTGACGCTGAGCTGGTCCGTCGTGGACTGGCGCGGTCACGACAGCAGGCGGCCGAACTCATCGGCGCCGGCCGGGTCAGCATCGACGGCATGCGTGCGGTCAAACCCGCCACCGCGGTCGCCATCACCGCCAACCTGACCGTCGAGGCCGGCGACGAACGCACCTGGGTGTCGCGCGGCGCCCACAAGCTCATCGGTGCCCTCGACGCCTTCGGCATCGACCCGGCCGGTCGGCGCTGCCTCGACGCCGGCGCCTCGACCGGCGGCTTCACCGAGGTGCTGCTGGACCGCGGCGCCACCGAAGTCGTGGCCGTCGACGTCGGCTACGGCCAGCTGGCCTGGTCGCTGCGCTCCGATCCGCGGGTGGCGGTCATCGAGCGCACGAATGTGCGGGACCTGACCCCCGATGCGATCGGCGGCCCCGTCGACCTCGTGGTATCCGACCTGTCGTTCATTTCACTGGCCACGGTGCTGCCCGCACTGACTGTCTGCGCGTCGGCGCACGCCGATATCGTTCCCATGGTGAAGCCACAATTCGAGGTCGGTCGCGAGCAGGTCGGTGCAGGCGGGGTGGTGTCCGATCCGGAATTGCGGGCCTCTGCGGTACTGGCCGTGGCCGCTCGCGCCGGTCAGCTCGGCTGGCAGACCGTCGGCGCGACCGCGAGCCCGCTGCCCGGCCCCTCGGGCAACGTCGAATACTTTTTGTGGCTGCGTGCCGAAACAGACAACGGATTGCACGGAGACGAACTGGACGCCGCGGTACGCCGCGCCGTCGCGGAAGGACCGCAATGA
- a CDS encoding tetratricopeptide repeat protein, which produces MVDDRQGNSGGRPPRRPSAAGAGNRDRWGSNAPRRSGPGRARPAQPRQTPGDDRSSATQAGPVIPSSIEAKQLAPEIRGELSTLDRATADTVARHLVAAGELLDEDPQAALEHAQAARARSGRIAAVREAVGIAAYQCGDWAQALSEFRAARRMGSKSQLLPLIADCERGVGRPERAIELARSPEAAELTGDDADELRIVAAGARADLGQLEQALVVLSTPQPDPSRTGSTAARLFYAYAETLLALDRGEDALQWFIHAAAADVEGVTDAEDRVGELA; this is translated from the coding sequence GTGGTCGATGACAGGCAAGGCAATTCCGGCGGGCGTCCGCCCCGTCGTCCCTCGGCGGCCGGCGCTGGAAACCGCGACCGCTGGGGCAGCAACGCGCCACGCCGGTCGGGGCCGGGCCGTGCCCGTCCGGCACAGCCACGGCAGACCCCCGGCGACGACAGAAGCAGCGCAACCCAGGCCGGTCCGGTCATTCCGTCGTCTATCGAGGCCAAGCAACTCGCGCCCGAAATCCGCGGCGAGCTCTCGACTTTGGATCGTGCGACCGCCGACACCGTCGCCCGTCACCTGGTCGCGGCCGGCGAACTGCTCGACGAGGATCCGCAGGCCGCTCTGGAACACGCCCAGGCCGCGCGGGCCCGTTCGGGTCGGATCGCGGCGGTACGCGAAGCCGTCGGCATCGCTGCCTACCAGTGCGGTGACTGGGCCCAGGCGCTGTCCGAGTTCCGTGCCGCCCGGCGGATGGGCAGCAAGTCGCAATTGCTTCCGCTGATCGCCGACTGCGAACGCGGCGTAGGCCGGCCCGAACGTGCCATCGAACTGGCCCGCAGCCCCGAAGCGGCCGAGCTGACCGGCGACGACGCCGACGAGCTGCGGATCGTCGCTGCCGGGGCACGTGCCGACCTCGGTCAACTCGAGCAGGCGCTGGTGGTGTTGTCCACGCCCCAACCCGACCCCTCGCGCACCGGCTCGACCGCCGCCCGACTGTTCTACGCCTACGCCGAGACGCTCCTGGCCCTCGATCGCGGTGAGGATGCGCTGCAGTGGTTCATCCATGCCGCCGCCGCCGACGTCGAAGGCGTCACCGACGCCGAAGACCGGGTCGGCGAGCTGGCCTGA
- the recN gene encoding DNA repair protein RecN, with product MLAEIRIESLGAISAATAEFDRGLTVLTGETGTGKTMVVTGLHLLGGARADATRVRSGAERAVVEGRFATAELDDATGKRIDEILDSSGADRDDDGSIIALRTVSRDGPSRAYLGGRSVPAKSLSTFTSELLTLHGQNDQLRLMRPEEQRAALDRFTGVDAKLERYKKLRDQWQVARRDLVDRTNRARELAQEADRLKFALTEIDGVDPTPGEDESLVADIRRLSELDALREAVAGARANLSADDLTDGEPRSATDTLGRAAALLQSTDDPALGALARQLTDALTVAGDVARELGDFLGDLPDDASALESKLARQAELRNLTRKYAADVNGVLAWATESRERLAQLDVSEDALAGLGRRVDELAGQVATSALELSKARTKAAKGLAKAITAELTGLAMTHADFSVTVSLMPARDDDSAPLRLPSGETVHAGGEGIDLVEFGFTAHRGTDVLPLNKSASGGELSRVMLALEVVLAASAEGTTMVFDEVDAGVGGRAAVQIGRRLARLARSHQVIVVTHLPQVAAYADSHLVVDSAGNGTSEVRRLDTEQRVGELARMLAGLGESDTGRAHARELLDAAQGDRGLS from the coding sequence ATGCTGGCTGAGATCCGGATCGAGTCACTGGGCGCGATCAGCGCCGCCACCGCGGAGTTCGACCGCGGCCTGACCGTGCTGACCGGCGAGACCGGCACCGGCAAGACCATGGTGGTGACGGGACTGCACCTGCTGGGCGGGGCGCGCGCCGACGCCACCAGGGTGCGGTCGGGTGCGGAGCGGGCCGTCGTCGAAGGCCGTTTCGCCACTGCCGAACTCGACGATGCCACCGGCAAGAGGATCGACGAGATCCTGGATTCCTCCGGCGCCGACCGCGACGACGACGGCAGCATCATCGCGCTGCGCACGGTCAGCCGCGACGGGCCGTCGCGGGCCTATCTCGGCGGGCGCAGCGTGCCGGCCAAGTCGTTGTCGACGTTCACCTCGGAGCTGCTGACGCTGCACGGCCAGAACGACCAGCTGCGGCTGATGCGCCCCGAGGAGCAGCGAGCCGCCCTGGACCGCTTCACCGGCGTGGACGCAAAACTCGAGCGCTACAAGAAGCTGCGCGACCAATGGCAGGTGGCCCGGCGGGATCTGGTCGACCGGACGAACCGGGCGCGCGAGTTGGCTCAGGAGGCGGACCGGCTGAAGTTCGCGCTGACCGAGATCGACGGCGTCGACCCGACTCCGGGTGAAGACGAATCGCTGGTGGCCGACATCCGCCGGCTCTCCGAACTCGACGCGCTACGCGAAGCGGTCGCCGGGGCGCGCGCCAATCTCTCGGCCGACGACCTCACCGACGGCGAACCCCGTTCGGCCACAGATACGTTGGGGCGTGCGGCGGCCCTGCTGCAGTCCACCGACGATCCCGCACTGGGCGCGCTGGCCCGTCAGCTCACCGACGCGCTGACCGTCGCAGGCGACGTCGCCCGCGAACTCGGCGACTTCCTGGGCGACCTCCCCGATGACGCCAGCGCACTGGAGAGCAAGCTGGCGCGCCAGGCCGAGCTGCGCAACCTGACCCGCAAGTACGCCGCGGACGTCAACGGTGTGCTGGCGTGGGCCACGGAGTCCCGGGAGCGCCTGGCGCAGCTCGACGTCTCCGAGGACGCGCTGGCCGGGCTGGGCCGCCGCGTCGACGAGCTCGCCGGTCAGGTGGCGACGTCCGCCCTGGAGTTGTCCAAAGCCCGCACCAAGGCGGCGAAGGGCTTGGCCAAGGCCATCACGGCGGAGCTGACCGGGCTGGCGATGACGCACGCCGACTTCAGCGTCACGGTGTCGCTGATGCCGGCCCGCGACGACGACAGCGCACCGTTGCGGTTGCCGTCGGGCGAGACCGTGCATGCCGGTGGCGAGGGCATCGACCTGGTCGAGTTCGGGTTCACCGCGCACCGCGGCACCGATGTCCTTCCGCTGAACAAGAGCGCTTCCGGTGGTGAGCTGTCCCGCGTGATGCTCGCATTGGAAGTGGTGCTGGCCGCGTCGGCGGAAGGCACCACGATGGTGTTCGACGAGGTGGACGCCGGCGTCGGTGGCCGGGCCGCGGTGCAGATCGGCCGCCGGCTGGCACGGCTTGCCCGCAGCCATCAAGTCATCGTCGTCACCCATCTTCCACAGGTCGCCGCCTACGCCGACAGCCACCTCGTCGTTGACAGTGCCGGCAACGGGACCAGCGAGGTGCGCCGCCTGGACACCGAACAGCGGGTGGGGGAGCTGGCGCGGATGCTGGCCGGGTTGGGGGAGTCCGACACCGGCCGCGCGCACGCCCGAGAGCTGCTCGACGCCGCCCAGGGCGACCGGGGACTCAGCTGA
- a CDS encoding HAD-IIA family hydrolase — MTTLAQQHDCLLLDLDGTVFRGHEPTEGAIDALDAAQTRKLFVTNNASRAAEDVAAHLRELGFVADAADVVTSAQSAARLLAQQLKPGSKVLIVGTDALAGEVEAVGLQPVRRFDDGPVAVVQGHSTTTGWPDLAEAALAIRSGALWVAANIDRTLPTERGLLPGNGSMVAALRTATDAKYQVAGKPAPALMRDALARGSFDTPLVVGDRLDTDIAGANAADLPSLMVLCGVSTAAEAVHAVPEQRPTYIGADLRDLHTGSEALRVAEQAAWRVEVSDGSVIVSAAGADHSDDGLSVVRATARAVWDAERQLEVRAGDDAARAALRRWSLLTAPDQLA, encoded by the coding sequence ATGACTACCCTTGCGCAGCAACATGATTGCTTGCTGCTCGATTTGGACGGCACCGTGTTCCGCGGTCATGAGCCGACCGAGGGCGCCATCGATGCCCTCGACGCCGCGCAGACCCGCAAGCTGTTCGTCACCAACAACGCGTCTCGCGCCGCAGAGGACGTGGCCGCCCATCTGCGCGAGCTCGGCTTCGTCGCGGACGCCGCCGATGTGGTGACCAGCGCCCAGAGTGCGGCACGGCTGCTGGCCCAGCAGCTGAAGCCGGGGTCGAAGGTGCTGATCGTCGGGACCGACGCGCTGGCCGGTGAGGTCGAGGCGGTCGGGCTGCAGCCGGTCCGACGGTTCGATGACGGACCCGTCGCCGTCGTGCAGGGACACTCGACGACGACCGGATGGCCCGACCTGGCCGAGGCTGCGCTTGCCATCCGCTCCGGTGCGCTCTGGGTTGCCGCCAACATTGACCGCACCCTGCCCACCGAACGAGGTCTACTCCCCGGCAATGGCTCGATGGTCGCCGCGCTGCGAACGGCCACCGACGCCAAGTACCAGGTGGCGGGAAAACCCGCTCCGGCACTGATGCGAGATGCGTTGGCGCGGGGTTCCTTTGACACTCCGCTGGTGGTCGGTGACCGCCTGGACACCGATATCGCCGGTGCCAACGCCGCGGATCTGCCCAGCCTCATGGTGCTGTGCGGGGTGAGCACCGCGGCCGAGGCGGTGCACGCGGTCCCGGAGCAACGTCCTACCTACATCGGCGCAGACCTCCGCGATCTGCACACCGGCTCCGAGGCGCTGCGGGTGGCCGAGCAGGCGGCCTGGCGTGTCGAGGTCAGCGACGGCTCGGTGATCGTGAGCGCGGCGGGCGCAGACCACAGCGACGACGGGCTCTCGGTGGTCCGTGCCACTGCTCGTGCGGTGTGGGATGCCGAACGCCAACTGGAGGTGCGCGCCGGTGACGATGCCGCACGCGCCGCGCTGCGGCGCTGGTCCCTGCTGACGGCGCCGGATCAGCTAGCGTGA
- the steA gene encoding putative cytokinetic ring protein SteA, translated as MKMSALLSRNTGARPGVVGTARVDRDIDRLLRRVGPGDIVVLDILDLDRMTADALVDANIAGVVNASPSISGRYPNLGPEVLVANNITLIDSAGPEVFKKIKDGAKIRLHNGGVYAGDRRLALGVERSDEEIADLMQDAKTGLVAHLEAFAGNTIEFIRSESPLLIDGIGIPDIDVDVYRRHVLVVADGPGAEDDLKALKPFIKEYQPVLIGVESGADLLQKNGYRPQLIVGNPDQMSADVLKSGAQVVLPADADGHANGLERIQDLGIGAMTFPAAGSAADLALLLVDHHGASLIVTAGHSASIEEFFDRSRQQSNPSTFLTRLKVGEKLVDAKAVATLYRNHISGGAIAMLILAVLFAIIAALWVSRADTFVIDWIVTYWNRFSLWVQSWVT; from the coding sequence ATGAAGATGTCAGCGCTTCTCTCCCGTAATACCGGTGCACGACCAGGAGTCGTGGGGACAGCCCGCGTCGATCGCGATATCGATCGCCTGCTGCGCCGCGTCGGCCCGGGGGACATCGTGGTGCTCGACATTCTCGACCTGGACCGGATGACCGCTGACGCTCTGGTCGACGCGAACATCGCCGGAGTGGTCAACGCCTCCCCGTCGATCTCGGGCCGGTACCCGAACCTCGGCCCGGAAGTATTGGTGGCCAACAACATCACGCTGATCGACAGCGCGGGCCCCGAAGTCTTCAAGAAGATCAAAGACGGCGCGAAGATCCGGCTGCACAACGGTGGGGTGTATGCCGGTGATCGACGGCTGGCCCTGGGCGTCGAGCGCAGCGACGAAGAGATCGCCGACCTCATGCAGGACGCCAAGACCGGGCTGGTTGCGCACCTGGAGGCGTTCGCGGGCAACACCATCGAATTCATCCGCAGCGAGAGCCCGCTGCTGATCGACGGTATCGGCATCCCGGACATCGACGTCGACGTGTACCGCCGCCACGTCCTGGTGGTGGCCGACGGGCCCGGCGCCGAAGACGACCTCAAGGCACTCAAGCCCTTCATCAAGGAGTACCAACCGGTGCTCATCGGTGTGGAGAGCGGCGCGGACCTGCTGCAGAAGAACGGCTACCGGCCCCAGCTGATCGTCGGCAACCCCGACCAGATGAGCGCCGACGTGCTCAAGAGCGGTGCGCAGGTGGTCCTTCCCGCCGACGCCGACGGGCACGCCAACGGCTTGGAACGCATTCAGGACCTGGGCATCGGAGCGATGACGTTCCCGGCGGCCGGCTCGGCCGCCGACCTGGCGCTGCTGCTCGTCGATCACCACGGCGCCTCGCTGATCGTGACGGCCGGTCACTCGGCGAGCATCGAGGAGTTCTTCGACCGCTCCCGCCAGCAGAGCAACCCGTCGACGTTCCTCACCCGGCTCAAGGTCGGCGAGAAGCTCGTCGATGCGAAAGCTGTTGCCACGCTGTACCGGAACCACATCTCCGGTGGCGCAATCGCCATGCTGATCCTCGCGGTGCTATTCGCGATCATCGCCGCATTGTGGGTGTCGCGGGCCGACACATTCGTCATCGACTGGATTGTGACCTACTGGAACCGCTTCTCGCTGTGGGTGCAGAGCTGGGTGACCTAG
- the tyrS gene encoding tyrosine--tRNA ligase has translation MSTTILDELGWRELIAQSTDIDALAAAAAQPPMTVYCGFDPTAPSLHAGNLVPLLTLRRFQRAGHRPIVLAGGATGMIGDPRDTGERTMNTTDTVAQWAERIRGQLERFVDFDESSSGAVVENNLNWTAQLSAIDFLRDVGKHFSVNVMLDRDTIRRRLDGDGISYTEFSYMLLQANDYVELHRRYGCSLQIGGSDQWGNIIAGVRLVRQTLGASVHALTVPLVTAADGTKFGKSTGGGSLWLDPEMTSPYAWYQYFVNTADADVVRYLRWFTFLSADELAELAQATAERPHERAAQRRLAQELTTLVHGPAATEAVEHASQALFGRGELSRLDEPTLSAALRETTVAELGPGGADGIVDLLVATGLSASKGAAKRTIAEGGVSVNNEKINSEDWVAQPSHFLHGRWLVLRRGKRNVAGVQRV, from the coding sequence ATGAGCACGACGATTCTCGACGAGTTGGGCTGGCGGGAGCTGATTGCGCAGTCGACCGATATCGACGCGCTGGCCGCGGCAGCCGCGCAGCCCCCGATGACTGTGTATTGCGGGTTCGATCCGACCGCGCCGAGCCTGCACGCGGGAAATCTGGTGCCGTTGCTCACACTTCGTCGATTCCAGCGGGCCGGACACCGGCCGATCGTGCTGGCCGGCGGCGCCACCGGAATGATTGGTGATCCTCGCGACACCGGCGAGCGGACCATGAACACCACCGACACCGTCGCGCAGTGGGCCGAGCGAATCCGCGGCCAATTGGAGCGTTTCGTCGACTTCGACGAGTCATCCAGCGGGGCGGTCGTGGAGAACAACTTGAACTGGACCGCGCAGCTGAGCGCCATCGACTTCCTGCGCGACGTCGGCAAGCACTTCTCGGTGAACGTGATGCTCGACCGCGACACGATCCGTCGCCGGCTCGACGGTGACGGCATCTCGTACACCGAATTCAGCTACATGCTGCTGCAGGCCAACGACTATGTGGAGCTGCACCGGCGCTACGGCTGCTCGCTGCAGATCGGTGGCTCCGATCAGTGGGGCAACATCATCGCCGGGGTGCGGCTGGTTCGTCAGACGCTGGGCGCGAGCGTCCATGCGCTGACCGTGCCGCTGGTCACCGCTGCGGACGGGACCAAGTTCGGCAAGTCCACCGGAGGCGGCAGCCTATGGCTGGATCCGGAGATGACCAGCCCATACGCCTGGTATCAGTACTTCGTCAACACCGCCGACGCCGACGTGGTCCGGTACCTGCGCTGGTTCACATTCCTGTCTGCCGACGAACTGGCCGAGCTCGCGCAGGCCACGGCGGAACGTCCACATGAGCGCGCCGCACAGCGGCGGCTGGCCCAAGAACTCACCACGTTGGTGCACGGCCCCGCCGCCACTGAGGCCGTCGAGCACGCGTCGCAGGCGTTGTTCGGCAGAGGCGAGCTATCCCGGCTCGATGAACCGACTCTGTCGGCCGCGCTGCGGGAGACGACGGTGGCCGAACTCGGCCCGGGCGGTGCGGACGGCATCGTCGATCTGTTGGTGGCCACCGGTCTGTCGGCGAGCAAGGGCGCTGCCAAGCGCACCATCGCCGAAGGGGGCGTGTCGGTCAACAACGAGAAGATCAACAGCGAGGACTGGGTGGCACAACCGTCCCACTTCCTGCACGGGCGCTGGTTGGTGCTGCGCCGCGGGAAGCGGAATGTCGCTGGGGTGCAGCGGGTTTGA